From the Primulina tabacum isolate GXHZ01 chromosome 15, ASM2559414v2, whole genome shotgun sequence genome, one window contains:
- the LOC142527641 gene encoding prohibitin-1, mitochondrial-like encodes MNLNNVKVPKMPGGGATSAVIKLGVFAGLGIYGVANSLYNVEGGHRAIVFNRIVGVKDQVYPEGTHLMIPWFERPTIYDVRARPHLVESTSGSRDLQMVKIGLRVLTRPVPDQLPTIYRTLGENYNERVLPSIIHETLKAVVAQYNASQLITQRENVSREIRKILTERAAYFNIALDDVSITSLTFGREFTAAIEAKQVAAQEAERAKFVVEKAEQDKQSAIIRAQGEAKSAQLIGQAIANNSAFLMLRRIEASKDISHTVSSSSNKVYLNSDELLLNLQNLSLEQSRIK; translated from the exons ATGAATTTGAACAATGTCAAGGTACCGAAGATGCCTGGTGGAGGTGCAACATCTGCTGTGATCAAACTGGGAGTTTTTGCTGGGCTCGGAATCTATGGAGTTGCTAACAGTCTCTACAATGTTGAGGGAGGGCACCGTGCCATTGTTTTCAACCGTATTGTTGGTGTCAAAGATCAG GTGTATCCAGAAGGGACACACTTGATGATCCCATGGTTTGAAAGGCCAACCATATATGATGTTCGAGCGCGTCCCCATCTGGTGGAGAGCACTTCAGGCAGTCGTGACCTTCAGATG GTAAAAATTGGTCTTCGGGTTCTTACTCGCCCTGTGCCAGATCAGTTACCCACTATTTATAGAACCCTTGGTGAAAACTACAACGAGCGAGTCCTGCCTTCAATTATTCATGAGACGCTGAAAGCTGTGGTTGCCCAATATAATGCTAGCCAGCTTATCACACAGAGAGAG AACGTGAGTAGGGAAATACGGAAAATACTGACAGAAAGAGCTGCTTATTTCAACATCGCACTGGATGATGTCTCCATTACAAGCCTGACCTTTGGAAGGGAGTTCACTGCTGCAATTGAAGCCAAACAAGTAGCTGCACAAGAGGCTGAGAGGGCCAAGTTTGTGGTTGAAAAGGCAGAGCAAGACAAACAAAGTGCTATTATTAGAGCACAG GGAGAGGCTAAGAGTGCCCAGCTGATTGGTCAAGCTATTGCCAACAATTCAGCTTTTTTAATGCTCAGGAGAATTGAAGCTTCTAAAGATATTTCTCATACTGTTTCTAGTTCAAGCAACAAGGTGTACTTGAACTCTGATGAGCTCCTACTGAACCTTCAGAATCTGAGCTTAGAACAAAGTAGAATTAAGTAA
- the LOC142526463 gene encoding zinc finger CCCH domain-containing protein 61-like, translating into MGSTTVCDENQHKFHHSHQPYLNKKSLREIDIPPRKLLSRRSAAAHQQMSDVFSDSPKAEDALSKFLPCNNVDEDDSDPYSSDQFRIYEFKVRKCTRSRSHDWTDCPFAHPGEKARRRDPRRFHYSGNVCSEFRKGYCNKGDSCEFSHGVFECWLHPSRYRTEACKDGKNCKRKVCFFAHSTKQLRMSPDPSSPPPMSSPMSEKLYRNLNHCCVFCHASPTSPLMSMSHLSPPLSPPLSPPVNTPEFSRLSSMESCGFPELSNGGITYKDALTELMCSMESMRVNEAPVSNCATLMNTATRRNLPWLDVTNFNVEVEQPQFVLSPSTPSPGTSKFFNGESRFFTGNFSGKNLMEDHTRYNNESNLGGGPDLGWVNDLLT; encoded by the coding sequence ATGGGTAGTACTACTGTTTGTGATGAGAATCAACACAAGTTCCACCACTCCCACCAACCGTACCTGAACAAGAAATCCCTCCGAGAAATCGACATCCCGCCACGGAAGCTCCTCAGTCGCCGTTCGGCCGCCGCACATCAGCAGATGTCCGACGTGTTCTCGGACTCCCCCAAGGCGGAGGATGCGCTCTCCAAGTTCTTGCCTTGCAACAACGTAGACGAGGATGATTCTGATCCTTATTCCTCCGACCAGTTCAGAATCTACGAATTCAAGGTCAGGAAGTGCACCAGGAGCCGTAGCCACGACTGGACGGATTGCCCTTTTGCTCATCCGGGCGAAAAGGCCCGGAGAAGGGATCCGAGGAGGTTCCATTACTCTGGAAATGTGTGCTCTGAATTTCGAAAGGGATATTGCAACAAAGGCGATAGCTGTGAATTCTCCCATGGGGTTTTTGAATGTTGGCTTCACCCATCTCGCTACCGAACCGAAGCATGCAAAGATGGGAAGAACTGCAAGCGGAAGGTATGTTTTTTTGCTCATTCAACCAAGCAGCTTCGCATGTCGCCGGATCCATCTTCTCCACCGCCTATGAGTTCTCCGATGTCGGAGAAACTGTACCGGAATCTGAATCATTGCTGTGTCTTCTGCCACGCTTCACCTACTTCTCCTCTAATGAGCATGTCCCATTTATCGCCGCCGCTTTCACCACCACTCTCCCCTCCGGTGAACACACCGGAGTTTTCAAGGTTATCAAGCATGGAATCCTGTGGATTCCCTGAACTCAGCAACGGCGGGATAACTTACAAAGATGCATTAACCGAATTGATGTGTTCTATGGAGTCCATGCGCGTGAACGAAGCCCCAGTTTCTAACTGTGCAACACTCATGAATACTGCTACTCGGAGGAATCTTCCATGGCTGGATGTGACTAATTTCAACGTCGAAGTGGAGCAGCCTCAGTTTGTGTTATCTCCTTCAACCCCAAGCCCTGGAACAAGCAAATTCTTTAATGGAGAGAGCAGGTTCTTTACAGGGAATTTTTCTGGCAAGAATTTGATGGAGGATCACACCAGGTACAACAATGAAAGCAATCTGGGAGGAGGGCCAGATCTTGGGTGGGTCAATGATCTCCTCACCTAA
- the LOC142526464 gene encoding protein phosphatase EYA isoform X2, which translates to MDQKINVYIWDMDETLILLKSLLDGTYAEAFNGLKNVRNGVDIGKMWETHILKVCDAYFFYEQVENFNQPYLDFLSHYDDGADLSGYDFSQDGFSPTFDDLNKGKLAYRHRAIADKYRKGLCNLLNQDVMKLLNNLYDLTDTYTEKWFSSARSCLEECVGQNRDTNPYINLSNARDAMFQHVNVLVTSGPLVPSLVKCLLYRLDKMIACDKVYSSLEVGKLQCFSWIKDRFNGPDVQFCVVGDGWEECEAAETMKWPFVKIDLQPNSIHQFPGLTSRDLLRYINVVYEKLDQEDELNSEVVSFPADQ; encoded by the exons ATGGATCAGAAAATAAATGTTTATATCTGGGACATGGATGAGACCCTTATATTGCTCAAATCTTTACTCGATGGAACATATGCTGAGGCTTTTAATGGTCTAAAGAATGTACGAAATGGTGTAGACATCGGCAAAATGTGGGAAACTCATATTCTTAAAGTGTGTGATGCATATTTTTTTTACGAGCAA GTCGAAAATTTCAATCAACCATATCTTGACTTTTTGAGCCATTATGATGACGGTGCAGACCTCTCTGGTTACGATTTCAGTCAAGATGGATTTAGCCCCACATTTGATGATCTTAATAAAGGTAAATTGGCATACCGCCACCGGGCAATAGCTGATAAGTATAGAAAG GGGTTGTGTAACCTTCTTAATCAAGATGTTATGAAGTTATTGAACAATCTCTATGATTTGACTGATACTTACACAGAAAAATGGTTTTCTTCAG CTAGATCTTGCTTGGAGGAGTGTGTGGGACAGAATAGAGATACAAATCCCTATATTAACTTATCCAATGCTAGAGATGCCATGTTTCAGCATGTGAATGTCTTAGTTACATCTGGTCCCCTTGTGCCTAGCCTGGTTAAGTGCCTACTCTATCGCCTGGATAAAATGATTGCTTGTGACAAAG TATACAGTTCATTAGAAGTGGGAAAGCTCCAATGTTTTTCATGGATCAAAGATCGTTTCAATGGACCAGACGTTCAGTTTTGCGTGGTTGGGGATGGTTGGGAAGAATGTGAAGCTGCAGAAACCATGAAGTGGCCATTTGTGAAAATTGATCTACAGCCAAACAGCATCCATCAATTCCCAGGTCTGACATCCAGAGACTTGCTACGATACATTAATGTCGTGTATGAAAAGCTTGATCAAGAAGATGAGTT GAACTCAGAAGTTGTCAGTTTTCCAGCAGATCAATAA
- the LOC142526464 gene encoding protein phosphatase EYA isoform X1, with amino-acid sequence MDQKINVYIWDMDETLILLKSLLDGTYAEAFNGLKNVRNGVDIGKMWETHILKVCDAYFFYEQVENFNQPYLDFLSHYDDGADLSGYDFSQDGFSPTFDDLNKGKLAYRHRAIADKYRKGLCNLLNQDVMKLLNNLYDLTDTYTEKWFSSARSCLEECVGQNRDTNPYINLSNARDAMFQHVNVLVTSGPLVPSLVKCLLYRLDKMIACDKVYSSLEVGKLQCFSWIKDRFNGPDVQFCVVGDGWEECEAAETMKWPFVKIDLQPNSIHQFPGLTSRDLLRYINVVYEKLDQEDELNSEADNNNQTHKQKTIKISNILQNIGSTIT; translated from the exons ATGGATCAGAAAATAAATGTTTATATCTGGGACATGGATGAGACCCTTATATTGCTCAAATCTTTACTCGATGGAACATATGCTGAGGCTTTTAATGGTCTAAAGAATGTACGAAATGGTGTAGACATCGGCAAAATGTGGGAAACTCATATTCTTAAAGTGTGTGATGCATATTTTTTTTACGAGCAA GTCGAAAATTTCAATCAACCATATCTTGACTTTTTGAGCCATTATGATGACGGTGCAGACCTCTCTGGTTACGATTTCAGTCAAGATGGATTTAGCCCCACATTTGATGATCTTAATAAAGGTAAATTGGCATACCGCCACCGGGCAATAGCTGATAAGTATAGAAAG GGGTTGTGTAACCTTCTTAATCAAGATGTTATGAAGTTATTGAACAATCTCTATGATTTGACTGATACTTACACAGAAAAATGGTTTTCTTCAG CTAGATCTTGCTTGGAGGAGTGTGTGGGACAGAATAGAGATACAAATCCCTATATTAACTTATCCAATGCTAGAGATGCCATGTTTCAGCATGTGAATGTCTTAGTTACATCTGGTCCCCTTGTGCCTAGCCTGGTTAAGTGCCTACTCTATCGCCTGGATAAAATGATTGCTTGTGACAAAG TATACAGTTCATTAGAAGTGGGAAAGCTCCAATGTTTTTCATGGATCAAAGATCGTTTCAATGGACCAGACGTTCAGTTTTGCGTGGTTGGGGATGGTTGGGAAGAATGTGAAGCTGCAGAAACCATGAAGTGGCCATTTGTGAAAATTGATCTACAGCCAAACAGCATCCATCAATTCCCAGGTCTGACATCCAGAGACTTGCTACGATACATTAATGTCGTGTATGAAAAGCTTGATCAAGAAGATGAGTT GAACTCAGAAGCAGATAACAACAACCAAACACATAAGCAAAAAAccatcaaaatttcaaatattttacaaaACATAGGATCGACAATAACGTAA
- the LOC142527625 gene encoding zinc finger protein MAGPIE-like, producing MADDEIFTQNPISGSMNPPLAKKKRSLPGTPDPEAEVIALSPKTLMATNRFLCEICGKGFQRDQNLQLHRRGHNLPWKLKQRTSKEVRKRVYVCPEKTCVHHHPSRALGDLTGIKKHFCRKHGEKKWKCEKCSKRYAVQSDWKAHSKICGTREYKCDCGAIFSRRDSFITHRAFCDALAEETARITASSHMNIHAPANMNYQFVGASSLGPTPCMGQNFPPVFKPISSNDPNIDIVPRGLSLWNMTQNPGQTQDYTPKNLEEMHPLGINHVSLGTVNSFSTHDSLITNPCSNPPQISNFSHLNWDFRSKVTSNGTQNLTNDHSLPLSTSAIKDVSVQSLFSTQHQIISHHPSSATMSATALLQKAAQIGATTTDPSILGKFGFKSNDSSITVQENSFGQVCGASSVSGELVSAEENGISALKQRQMYPSKRHRVTNEEISAGETRDFLGVGIRSLCQPPSINGWT from the exons ATGGCAGATGACGAAATTTTCACTCAGAATCCGATCAGTGGATCCATGAATCCTCCTTTAGCTAAGAAGAAGAGAAGTCTTCCAGGAACCCCAG ATCCTGAAGCTGAAGTCATAGCTTTATCACCGAAAACTCTAATGGCAACCAACAGGTTCTTGTGTGAAATATGTGGCAAAGGGTTTCAAAGGGACCAAAATCTTCAACTTCACAGAAGAGGGCATAATCTTCCATGGAAGTTGAAGCAAAGGACCAGCAAAGAAGTCAGAAAGCGAGTTTACGTCTGCCCCGAAAAGACGTGCGTTCACCACCATCCCTCTAGGGCTCTTGGAGATTTAACAGGCATCAAGAAGCACTTCTGCCGGAAGCATGGTGAGAAGAAATGGAAGTGCGAAAAGTGCTCCAAACGTTATGCAGTTCAGTCGGATTGGAAGGCTCACTCCAAGATTTGTGGCACTAGGGAATACAAATGTGATTGTGGGGCTATTTTTTCTAG GAGAGATAGCTTCATAACTCATAGGGCATTttgcgatgccttagcagaagAAACAGCAAGAATTACAGCCTCCTCTCACATGAACATCCACGCACCTGCAAATATGAACTATCAATTTGTTGGCGCTTCCTCACTAGGTCCAACACCTTGCATGGGACAGAATTTCCCTCCAGTTTTCAAGCCAATCTCGAGCAACGATCCAAACATCGACATAGTCCCAAGAGGCTTATCTCTTTGGAATATGACTCAAAATCCAGGCCAAACTCAAGATTATACACCCAAAAATCTTGAAGAAATGCACCCATTAGGAATTAACCATGTAAGTTTAGGAACAGTGAACAGTTTCAGCACCCATGATTCACTCATCACAAATCCGTGCTCAAATCCTCCACAAATATCTAATTTTAGCCATTTGAATTGGGATTTCAGGAGCAAGGTTACTTCAAACGGAACTCAAAACTTGACCAATGATCACTCCCTCCCTTTAAGCACAAGCGCCATTAAAGATGTTAGTGTCCAATCTTTGTTTAGCACTCAACACCAAATTATTAGTCATCATCCATCATCTGCAACCATGTCTGCTACAGCTTTACTACAGAAAGCCGCTCAAATTGGGGCCACTACAACTGATCCTTCGATCCTAGGAAAATTTGGATTCAAATCCAATGACAGTAGTATTACAGTTCAAGAAAATAGCTTCGGTCAAGTGTGTGGCGCAAGTTCAGTTAGTGGTGAGCTTGTGAGTGCTGAGGAGAATGGTATTTCTGCCTTAAAACAGCGTCAAATGTACCCCTCAAAACGCCACCGCGTGACGAATGAGGAGATTTCAGCGGGAGAAACAAGGGATTTTCTTGGAGTTGGGATCCGATCTCTTTGTCAACCACCATCAATCAATGGATGGACATGA
- the LOC142527826 gene encoding uncharacterized protein LOC142527826 yields the protein MKFTDSPVIELSVNDTRLSFQQDNGSMHVGTSVWPCSLVLVKFAERWLTCAAGDTCPNPYASLLNFSGKRGIELGTGCGVAAMGLYLLGLHDIVLTDIAPVMPALKRNLKRNKPMLKKNLKTAQLYWENEEQMKSLKPPFDFVIAADVVYIEKTVGPLIQAMEGLLSDNGVVLLGYQVRSPEAHKLFWEMCAVVFEMEKIPHEHLHPEYAYEETDVYVLRKRKKKTGGVGFLNKSRIP from the coding sequence atgaaatttacagACTCCCCGGTGATCGAGCTGTCCGTGAATGACACGCGCCTCTCTTTCCAGCAAGACAACGGATCGATGCATGTCGGCACCTCCGTCTGGCCTTGCTCTTTGGTTCTCGTCAAGTTTGCTGAGCGCTGGTTGACGTGTGCCGCAGGCGACACGTGTCCTAACCCTTACGCTTCCCTTTTAAACTTCTCTGGCAAGCGCGGGATTGAGCTAGGCACCGGATGCGGCGTCGCAGCCATGGGCCTCTACTTGCTGGGACTGCACGACATTGTTCTGACAGACATCGCTCCGGTCATGCCTGCTTTGAAGCGCAACCTGAAGCGAAACAAGCCGATGTTGAAGAAAAACCTGAAGACAGCGCAACTGTATTGGGAGAACGAGGAGCAGATGAAGTCGTTGAAGCCGCCGTTTGATTTCGTGATCGCAGCGGACGTGGTTTACATTGAGAAGACTGTGGGGCCGTTGATCCAGGCTATGGAGGGTTTGCTGTCGGATAACGGCGTCGTATTGTTGGGGTACCAGGTGAGGTCTCCCGAAGCGCACAAATTGTTCTGGGAAATGTGTGCGGTGGTGTTTGAGATGGAGAAAATCCCTCACGAGCATTTGCATCCCGAATACGCCTACGAGGAGACTGACGTTTATGTTTTGAGGAAGAGGAAGAAAAAAACTGGAGGAGTTGGATTCTTGAACAAGTCTCGAATTCCGTAA